Proteins encoded in a region of the Haloarcula litorea genome:
- a CDS encoding IclR family transcriptional regulator, with protein sequence MIDEPQGRTLKTTRRSLEILTLILEYNGLTLAELDEMVESPKSSIHSHLNTLREKRYLVKENGTYKVSFRLALLGEQVRYRYPSDATIEEKVEQLAERTGEETNFTIFEHGRLLMFYGTSGDAAAKESDINYRSEYYLHNTAAGKAILAELDHDQVERIVDKWGLPQESEATITDRDRLFEELAEIAARGYGTVDEEFAPGLVAVGAPVHDGEGNIIGGLSVGGPKYRVDQSRIEQELAEQLLDSARSLESALQA encoded by the coding sequence ATGATCGACGAACCGCAGGGGCGAACGCTCAAAACCACGCGGAGGTCACTCGAAATACTCACTCTCATTCTGGAGTATAACGGACTCACGCTCGCGGAGCTGGACGAGATGGTGGAGAGCCCCAAGAGTTCTATCCACAGCCACCTCAACACGCTTCGCGAGAAGCGATATCTGGTCAAGGAGAACGGTACATACAAGGTGAGTTTCAGACTCGCGCTGCTGGGCGAGCAGGTCAGGTATCGATACCCCAGTGACGCGACCATCGAAGAGAAGGTTGAGCAGCTGGCCGAGAGGACGGGTGAAGAGACGAACTTCACCATTTTCGAGCACGGACGGTTACTTATGTTCTACGGGACTTCCGGTGACGCAGCGGCGAAGGAGAGCGACATCAACTACCGCTCGGAGTACTACCTCCACAACACAGCGGCGGGCAAGGCAATCCTCGCCGAACTCGACCACGACCAAGTCGAACGCATCGTCGACAAGTGGGGTCTGCCACAGGAATCCGAAGCGACGATCACTGATCGCGATCGACTCTTCGAGGAACTGGCGGAGATCGCGGCACGCGGTTACGGAACCGTCGACGAGGAGTTCGCACCCGGACTCGTCGCCGTCGGCGCACCGGTCCACGACGGCGAGGGAAACATCATCGGTGGCCTGAGTGTCGGCGGTCCGAAGTACCGCGTCGATCAGTCCCGAATCGAGCAAGAACTGGCCGAGCAGTTGCTCGACTCCGCTCGTTCGCTCGAATCGGCACTCCAGGCGTGA